A window of the Thermoprotei archaeon genome harbors these coding sequences:
- a CDS encoding cation transporter — MHNSKRVVYIALITNVAAFLAKLGASMITGSVAILAETLRSLSDIMNQILLVIGVNYDRIIHCKAN; from the coding sequence ATGCATAATAGTAAACGTGTAGTTTATATTGCTCTTATAACCAATGTAGCAGCATTCTTAGCGAAATTAGGTGCATCAATGATAACTGGTAGCGTTGCTATACTGGCTGAAACACTAAGATCATTATCAGATATTATGAACCAAATACTTCTTGTAATCGGCGTAAATTATGATAGGATTATACATTGCAAAGCAAACTAA